A single window of Chlamydia ibidis 10-1398/6 DNA harbors:
- the garD gene encoding inclusion membrane protein GarD: protein MTKFISDFSPVGETRSCLRDLTLTEMSDGFIVFSKESGIPSFLRGSPVTVSQIASLAMSTRPDVLTSSSGSAEPQLLAASLEGVTRCSEVLSWSHCILRLSGVLKDRDESAFASVVLGMLSGFAALILGTTVGYSIFSACKIHKASRKIASLNSLISDISGKIMQTEGKDRESLATKLYLTFAMDAARNTISAYQKYRASYIYMFAVNILATLALFTLVAGIVLAVVASPLLTIPMICCLGIGSGVLCVSIVGIMLSSVREAQQKRLCAFDVQRSTLSLMLSEWFNRRSGSSEIIRCKELSEVSRSILYGYGDFFSREEKNALLSFIDSFSDHPGVFSPPPPSGQPTIPTAPPLVEVNSTFSGYPPPPPYTP, encoded by the coding sequence ATGACAAAGTTTATTTCGGATTTTTCTCCTGTTGGGGAGACACGTTCGTGTTTAAGGGATCTCACTCTTACTGAGATGTCGGACGGTTTTATTGTTTTCTCAAAGGAATCGGGGATTCCCTCCTTTCTTCGAGGATCTCCGGTAACCGTATCTCAAATTGCCTCTTTAGCCATGTCTACGCGTCCCGATGTTTTGACCTCGTCTTCAGGGAGTGCAGAGCCCCAGCTATTGGCGGCATCTCTTGAAGGGGTTACGCGTTGTTCTGAGGTTTTGTCTTGGAGTCATTGTATTCTTCGTTTATCTGGCGTATTGAAAGATCGTGACGAGTCTGCTTTTGCCAGTGTTGTATTGGGGATGTTATCCGGCTTTGCCGCTTTAATTTTAGGAACAACTGTAGGATATTCTATTTTCTCTGCTTGTAAGATTCACAAAGCTTCACGAAAAATTGCGTCATTAAATTCCTTGATATCAGATATTTCTGGAAAAATTATGCAGACGGAGGGTAAAGATCGAGAGTCTTTGGCAACTAAACTTTACTTAACTTTCGCAATGGACGCAGCTCGTAATACGATATCTGCTTATCAGAAGTATCGAGCGTCATATATATACATGTTTGCTGTGAATATTTTGGCAACTTTAGCTCTGTTTACCCTTGTTGCTGGTATTGTTTTGGCTGTTGTTGCTTCCCCGCTTCTCACTATACCGATGATATGTTGTCTGGGCATTGGTAGTGGAGTTTTGTGTGTTTCTATCGTTGGTATCATGCTAAGTTCAGTTCGAGAAGCACAACAGAAAAGGCTATGTGCTTTTGACGTACAGAGGTCCACGTTAAGTCTAATGTTGAGTGAATGGTTTAATAGGAGATCGGGTAGTTCTGAGATTATTAGGTGTAAAGAACTTTCCGAAGTATCAAGATCGATTCTCTATGGGTACGGAGACTTCTTTTCTAGAGAGGAGAAGAACGCTCTATTAAGTTTTATTGACTCCTTTTCTGATCATCCTGGTGTTTTTTCCCCACCACCTCCTTCTGGTCAACCCACCATTCCTACCGCGCCACCTTTAGTAGAGGTAAACTCTACGTTTTCGGGTTACCCTCCTCCACCTCCCTATACTCCTTAG
- a CDS encoding thioredoxin domain-containing protein: protein MCYRKRTSLPSKAHIPVNAKNFPTIGNPYAPINITVFEEPSCLACAEFSTEVFPKLKERYVDTGEVSFTLIPVCFIRGSMPAAQALLCVYYHNPKQVDANAYIEYFHRILTYPKQKGARWATNDVLVKLTEGLTTNSGRSINPKGLVQCIASNIYAEQIKKNNVYGSQVMGGQLATPTAVVGDYLIEDPTFDELERVIKQLQYLQAIEEKND from the coding sequence ATGTGTTATCGAAAGAGAACTAGCTTACCTTCCAAAGCGCATATACCTGTGAACGCTAAGAATTTTCCTACTATAGGTAATCCTTATGCTCCCATCAATATAACTGTATTTGAAGAGCCTTCTTGCTTGGCTTGTGCAGAATTTTCTACTGAAGTATTCCCAAAGTTAAAAGAACGTTATGTGGATACTGGAGAAGTGTCTTTCACATTGATCCCTGTTTGTTTTATCCGTGGTTCTATGCCTGCAGCACAAGCGCTTCTATGTGTCTATTATCATAATCCCAAGCAAGTCGATGCAAATGCTTATATAGAATATTTTCATAGAATTTTGACATATCCCAAACAGAAAGGGGCGAGATGGGCTACAAATGATGTTTTGGTAAAACTTACAGAAGGTTTAACCACAAATTCTGGAAGGAGTATAAATCCGAAAGGATTAGTGCAGTGCATTGCCTCAAATATTTATGCTGAGCAAATTAAGAAAAATAATGTTTATGGATCTCAAGTTATGGGAGGACAATTAGCTACTCCAACAGCTGTAGTCGGAGACTACTTAATAGAAGACCCTACCTTCGATGAGCTTGAACGCGTCATTAAACAACTTCAATACTTACAAGCTATAGAGGAAAAAAATGATTAG
- the pgl gene encoding 6-phosphogluconolactonase: MATLINFNSSNKLLLTKSSDLFFDVAVKDWIATANKAIRDHDGFYVALSGGSTPLEIFRRIVARQDTIIDAKKIFLFWGDERSVPVTSTDSNYGLAMAILKDLQIPEENIFRMKTEIPFGATDYQDTIKNVVPDASFDMIMLGVGEDGHTLSLFPNTPALKEEISWVVMNPVLQLGVERMTLTLPIVARSKHRVVYLKGENKREIVKALFLALDKTRELYPIELLGTQASPLFWILAPDTYNSEDFDKIPSIHKLDVI; the protein is encoded by the coding sequence ATGGCTACACTTATTAACTTTAATTCAAGTAACAAGCTTCTTTTAACAAAATCGTCTGATTTATTTTTTGATGTAGCTGTCAAGGATTGGATTGCTACTGCCAATAAAGCAATCAGGGATCATGATGGTTTTTATGTAGCATTATCTGGAGGAAGTACTCCCCTCGAAATATTTAGGCGGATTGTTGCTCGTCAAGATACTATCATTGATGCTAAGAAAATTTTCTTATTTTGGGGTGATGAGAGAAGTGTTCCTGTTACTTCTACGGACAGTAATTATGGACTAGCGATGGCCATTTTAAAAGATCTTCAGATCCCTGAAGAGAATATTTTTAGAATGAAAACAGAAATACCTTTTGGAGCAACAGATTATCAAGATACGATAAAAAACGTGGTCCCCGATGCCTCTTTTGACATGATTATGTTAGGAGTAGGAGAAGACGGTCATACCTTGTCTTTATTTCCTAATACACCTGCTCTCAAAGAGGAGATATCCTGGGTAGTAATGAATCCTGTTCTCCAATTGGGCGTGGAAAGAATGACGCTTACTCTTCCTATAGTTGCTCGAAGTAAGCACCGTGTTGTTTACTTAAAAGGAGAAAACAAAAGAGAGATTGTTAAAGCATTGTTCTTGGCTTTGGATAAAACTAGGGAGCTATACCCCATTGAACTGTTAGGTACTCAGGCAAGTCCTCTTTTTTGGATACTAGCTCCGGACACTTACAATAGTGAAGATTTTGATAAAATCCCCTCCATACATAAGCTAGACGTAATATAG
- a CDS encoding ABC transporter ATP-binding protein, producing the protein MLEVSSLFYSYSGQEVFVRSSICAYPGEITVLLGPSGVGKTTLFRLICGFIFPDKGKITWQGHPVSPLNVAYMSQKDSLLPWRTVWKNLLLSTELGDKFSKMKTTDPRLEHVVSSFQLTNLLERYPDEISEGQRQRVSLAIQCLSTKPILLLDEPFSSLDVMTKELLYSDILLLAKREKKTVMLVTHDFRDVAFLGDRFYVIKNRNIIPLEITSSLREADNSSALIAYLKDYFSHDFAHS; encoded by the coding sequence ATGTTAGAAGTATCCTCTCTGTTTTATTCCTATTCCGGTCAGGAAGTTTTTGTTCGGTCCTCTATTTGTGCTTATCCTGGAGAAATTACGGTGCTTTTAGGGCCTTCTGGGGTCGGTAAAACCACTTTGTTTCGTTTGATTTGTGGATTTATCTTTCCTGATAAGGGTAAAATAACATGGCAGGGGCATCCAGTCTCTCCTTTAAATGTTGCTTATATGAGTCAAAAAGACTCTCTTTTGCCTTGGCGGACTGTTTGGAAAAATTTGTTGCTTAGTACAGAGTTGGGGGATAAATTTTCTAAAATGAAAACTACAGACCCACGTTTAGAACATGTGGTCAGTAGTTTTCAATTAACCAATCTTCTGGAACGTTATCCTGATGAAATTTCTGAAGGTCAAAGACAGCGAGTGTCTTTAGCTATCCAATGTCTTTCCACTAAGCCTATACTACTACTCGACGAACCTTTTTCTTCATTAGACGTAATGACAAAAGAGCTGCTGTATAGCGATATTCTTCTACTAGCAAAGAGAGAGAAGAAAACTGTTATGCTTGTGACTCATGATTTTCGTGATGTTGCTTTTTTAGGGGATAGGTTCTATGTGATTAAAAATCGAAATATTATACCGTTGGAAATTACAAGTTCACTGCGTGAAGCCGATAATTCATCTGCCTTAATTGCTTATTTAAAAGACTATTTTTCTCATGACTTTGCCCATTCTTAA
- the ruvX gene encoding Holliday junction resolvase RuvX translates to MFKSYLAVDYGKKRIGLAYASSPLLISLPIGTIESHKELVDTAKSICKVVRDRCITCVVLGNPLPMRKGYLSPLQEEIVMLASLIREISGVEIILWDERLSSAQAERMLKNDCELNRKKRKGKTDSLAATLILTSFLESLSQ, encoded by the coding sequence ATGTTTAAATCCTATCTTGCCGTGGATTATGGAAAAAAACGCATAGGCTTGGCCTATGCATCCTCCCCTCTTCTAATTAGCCTGCCCATAGGGACTATTGAAAGTCATAAAGAGTTAGTTGATACTGCTAAAAGTATTTGTAAAGTGGTTCGAGATAGATGTATTACATGTGTAGTTCTTGGAAATCCCCTTCCTATGAGAAAAGGTTATCTATCTCCCTTGCAAGAAGAAATTGTTATGCTTGCCTCTTTAATCAGAGAGATTTCGGGAGTCGAAATTATTTTATGGGATGAACGACTATCATCAGCACAGGCAGAACGAATGTTAAAAAATGATTGTGAGTTGAACAGAAAAAAACGAAAAGGAAAGACTGATTCTTTAGCCGCTACTTTGATACTTACGAGCTTCTTAGAAAGCTTGTCTCAATAA
- a CDS encoding CTP synthase, with the protein MLFKCIFLTGGVVSSLGKGLTAASLALLLERQGLKVAMLKLDPYLNIDPGTMNPFEHGEVYVTDDGVETDLDLGHYHRFSSAKLSKYSTATSGQIYARVIKKERDGFYLGSTVQVVPHITNEIIQVILECAQDSQPDVIVVEIGGTVGDIESLPFLEAIRQFRYEHPNDCLNIHITYVPYLKAAGEVKTKPTQHSVQCLRSIGIIPDAVICRSETPLGDDIKKKISLFCHVPCEAVFNIIDLKHSIYEMPLVLAKENISSFIAKKLNLSTQVADLNDWEELVARFQSPMKNKVRIGLVGKYIQHKDAYKSIFEAITHAGLSLHCDVDILPIDSEDPNLSTALEQCDGCLVPGGFGSRGWEGKITAAQFCRETQLPYFGICLGMQVMVVEYARHVLRLPTANSTEMDPDTPFPLVWTMEGQDSLVATGGTMRLGTYVCELDPDSKVFQAYKQEKISERHRHRYEVNSNYLEDLRKHGLCIVGTSPNRDLCEIVEIKDHPWMIGVQFHPEFLSKLIAPHPLFIKFIEAALEHSRKRAYV; encoded by the coding sequence ATGCTTTTCAAATGCATCTTTCTAACAGGAGGGGTTGTCTCCTCTTTAGGCAAAGGATTAACTGCAGCTTCTCTAGCTTTGTTATTGGAGCGTCAAGGTCTTAAGGTTGCCATGCTAAAATTGGACCCATATCTTAATATAGATCCTGGGACCATGAATCCTTTTGAACATGGTGAAGTTTACGTCACCGATGATGGTGTAGAAACTGATTTAGATCTCGGACATTACCATAGATTTTCTTCAGCTAAACTGTCTAAGTATTCCACCGCAACATCGGGGCAAATTTATGCCCGGGTAATAAAGAAAGAGCGGGATGGATTTTACCTAGGTAGCACTGTTCAAGTCGTTCCTCATATTACTAACGAGATCATTCAGGTGATCTTAGAATGTGCTCAGGATAGTCAGCCTGATGTGATTGTGGTTGAAATTGGTGGTACCGTTGGAGATATTGAATCTTTACCTTTCCTAGAAGCTATCAGGCAATTCAGATACGAACATCCTAATGATTGTCTGAATATCCATATTACGTACGTTCCTTACCTAAAGGCAGCAGGTGAAGTTAAAACAAAACCGACACAGCATTCTGTTCAATGTCTCCGTAGTATTGGCATTATACCAGATGCAGTGATTTGCCGGTCCGAAACCCCATTAGGAGATGACATAAAGAAAAAGATTAGTCTTTTTTGTCACGTACCTTGTGAAGCTGTCTTTAACATTATCGATCTCAAACACTCAATCTATGAAATGCCTTTGGTACTTGCCAAAGAAAATATATCCTCCTTTATTGCAAAAAAACTAAATCTTTCAACGCAGGTTGCTGATCTAAATGATTGGGAAGAGTTAGTCGCACGATTCCAGTCACCTATGAAAAATAAGGTGCGCATAGGTTTAGTTGGTAAATATATACAGCATAAGGATGCATACAAATCCATATTTGAAGCGATTACACATGCAGGGCTTAGCTTACATTGTGATGTAGATATTTTGCCGATAGATTCTGAAGATCCAAATCTCTCTACAGCGTTAGAACAATGCGACGGTTGCCTGGTTCCTGGTGGCTTTGGCTCTCGTGGTTGGGAGGGCAAAATTACAGCAGCACAATTCTGTCGAGAGACGCAGTTACCTTATTTCGGAATTTGTTTAGGTATGCAAGTTATGGTTGTTGAATACGCACGCCATGTATTGCGTTTACCAACAGCTAATTCTACAGAAATGGATCCAGACACCCCTTTCCCCTTGGTTTGGACTATGGAAGGTCAAGATTCTTTAGTGGCAACTGGAGGAACGATGCGCCTAGGAACATACGTATGTGAATTAGATCCAGATAGCAAAGTGTTTCAAGCCTATAAACAGGAGAAAATTTCTGAGCGTCACAGACATCGTTACGAAGTGAATTCTAATTATTTAGAGGATCTTAGGAAACATGGGTTATGCATTGTCGGAACTTCCCCTAACCGTGATCTTTGCGAAATAGTTGAAATTAAGGATCATCCTTGGATGATAGGAGTGCAATTTCACCCTGAATTTCTTTCAAAACTTATTGCCCCTCATCCACTATTTATAAAATTTATAGAGGCTGCTTTGGAACACTCTAGGAAGCGAGCCTATGTTTAA
- the garD gene encoding inclusion membrane protein GarD, which yields MSYPIVSESNSQIFASLNSLTSECNTISFGIVRVPRGILSRPLERMGTSGGDIFSLVVLANSDRITLESGLRNSEVKSVLMCHDISCCRPISNSIQWLDSHRRGLLSNLVYSIVSILNATLGRMLDGAITAALLFFKWVSLSCKEAATIRETRTHPNLTSTISDALISSASACYHAKKACCTLIVTKIITFVAGLFATLCTYYLAFDIHALSHCLCTFGINGLFGAYLGNLILSIVLFLFYIRWVQHMREIIDEKRESAALSIHRSLLSLSISRMFEMSGENTVERTSSMVHRSYLSPYGSLIQSAGVRSSPPSCLPSFEDNSLPPSYEEATRHSPTYNNDPPPPYSELP from the coding sequence ATGTCTTATCCAATAGTTAGCGAATCGAATAGCCAGATTTTTGCTTCTTTAAACTCACTTACTAGTGAGTGTAATACGATTTCTTTTGGCATTGTCAGAGTACCTCGAGGGATTTTGTCTAGACCGCTTGAGCGTATGGGGACTTCTGGTGGAGACATCTTTAGTCTGGTAGTTCTTGCAAACTCAGATAGGATAACTTTAGAAAGTGGTTTACGCAACAGCGAGGTAAAATCTGTATTAATGTGTCACGATATCTCCTGTTGTCGACCCATAAGTAATTCTATACAATGGCTAGATTCTCATAGAAGAGGTCTTTTATCTAATCTTGTTTACAGCATTGTAAGTATTTTAAATGCCACTCTAGGTAGAATGCTTGATGGAGCCATAACCGCCGCGTTACTTTTTTTTAAGTGGGTGAGTTTGTCTTGTAAAGAAGCTGCTACCATTCGCGAAACACGCACGCATCCTAATTTGACATCAACAATTTCTGATGCCTTGATTAGCTCGGCTTCAGCATGTTATCATGCTAAAAAAGCTTGCTGTACCCTGATAGTTACAAAAATTATTACTTTTGTAGCAGGATTATTTGCTACGTTATGTACATATTACCTGGCTTTTGATATTCACGCCTTATCTCATTGTCTCTGTACATTTGGTATTAATGGATTATTTGGAGCATATTTAGGCAACTTAATACTTAGTATTGTCCTGTTTTTATTTTATATACGCTGGGTACAGCATATGCGTGAAATAATAGATGAAAAAAGAGAGTCCGCAGCGCTATCCATACACCGTTCATTGCTTTCTCTTTCCATTAGTAGAATGTTTGAAATGTCGGGGGAGAATACTGTTGAAAGAACTAGCTCTATGGTTCATAGATCCTATTTATCTCCTTACGGTTCTCTTATTCAATCAGCAGGTGTAAGGAGTTCACCCCCGTCTTGTTTACCTAGTTTCGAGGATAATTCTCTTCCACCATCTTATGAGGAAGCTACGCGACATTCTCCTACTTATAATAATGACCCACCTCCTCCATATTCTGAACTCCCTTAG
- a CDS encoding membrane protein translates to MDKETVENIYKHFRYRFFKLSILPAFLGLLLIFTPITLDYQDTQVILSERICGSLLIFLAILSFRVRAVLWVGVFIGIWVTWFACYPERSSLVFANDTLLGFAILALVCIPPTRPDALEVGPTLPEGIAYNPSAGGRRAAVLFLSLLGWLQSRYLTASLLGISSEKFDCDNQIYTVMMITYSILVVLALSGGERRWHTRPKIVLATACALIVVVISSLWSIIQGDIRFDCWICLCLAVEPAFAVVFAYDEILATSKYLAQFSKDKKNLLKTALLGSEYYRDSLFWEERTVLPFGKACQQAFRGISFPLHRLAAIVLTFTFVKMNYGMALSNGARSYINICGWFIIVLSIISFAESLRHFRWLCLIFSIAILLSPVVFHLPLHAPMLIPTIFTGIALVFLSIGKISPQKK, encoded by the coding sequence ATGGATAAGGAGACTGTAGAGAATATCTATAAACATTTTCGTTACCGTTTTTTTAAACTGAGTATTCTTCCTGCCTTTCTAGGATTGCTATTAATATTCACTCCTATAACATTAGATTATCAAGATACTCAAGTTATTCTATCAGAGCGCATCTGCGGAAGCTTACTTATATTTTTAGCAATACTTTCTTTTAGAGTTCGCGCTGTATTGTGGGTTGGGGTTTTTATAGGTATATGGGTTACTTGGTTTGCTTGTTATCCCGAAAGATCATCTCTAGTTTTCGCTAACGACACTTTATTAGGTTTTGCAATTCTTGCTCTTGTTTGCATACCACCAACTCGACCTGATGCTCTAGAAGTAGGGCCTACGTTGCCAGAAGGAATAGCCTATAATCCCTCTGCTGGCGGAAGGCGTGCTGCTGTTTTATTTCTAAGCTTACTAGGATGGTTGCAATCTCGATATCTTACAGCCTCTTTATTAGGGATATCTTCCGAAAAATTTGATTGTGATAATCAGATTTACACAGTGATGATGATTACCTATTCAATACTAGTTGTATTAGCGTTATCTGGCGGAGAACGTCGTTGGCATACTAGACCCAAAATCGTGCTAGCTACGGCTTGCGCCCTAATTGTAGTGGTTATATCCTCGTTATGGTCAATCATCCAAGGTGACATACGCTTTGATTGCTGGATCTGTTTATGTTTAGCAGTGGAACCAGCATTTGCTGTGGTATTTGCATACGACGAAATATTGGCGACTAGTAAGTATTTAGCGCAATTTTCTAAAGACAAAAAGAATCTTCTAAAAACCGCTTTACTGGGTTCGGAGTATTATAGGGATTCCCTATTTTGGGAAGAACGTACAGTCTTACCGTTTGGTAAAGCTTGTCAACAAGCATTTCGAGGTATTTCATTTCCCCTACATCGTTTAGCGGCTATCGTTCTCACGTTTACATTTGTAAAGATGAATTATGGTATGGCTCTTAGCAATGGGGCTAGAAGTTATATCAATATATGCGGTTGGTTTATTATTGTTTTATCAATAATTTCATTTGCCGAAAGCTTAAGACATTTTCGGTGGTTGTGTTTAATTTTTTCTATTGCGATACTGCTGTCCCCTGTCGTCTTTCACCTCCCTCTACACGCTCCCATGCTAATACCGACGATATTTACGGGCATTGCTTTGGTCTTCCTGTCGATAGGAAAAATTTCTCCGCAAAAAAAATAG
- the kdsB gene encoding 3-deoxy-manno-octulosonate cytidylyltransferase yields MSTQRFKHKRVAVLPARWNSSRFPGKPLAKILGKSLIQRSYENARRASSLDLVVVATEDERILEHVEGFGGVCVMTDPNCLNGSERVGETISRYFPEAEVIVNVQGDEPCLSPIVIETLLNKLDSDPYVQIATPIAVTTDPQEILTEKKVKCVFDRQGKALYFSRSPIPYVLKKESPFYLHIGVYAFRRNALFNYIESVPTNLSQAEDLEQLRILEHGGSIHVCLVNEKSPSVDYPEDINKVEEYLTCFSNASF; encoded by the coding sequence ATGTCGACACAAAGATTTAAACATAAAAGAGTGGCAGTTCTACCAGCTCGCTGGAATAGCTCACGTTTCCCAGGCAAACCTTTGGCAAAAATTTTAGGTAAATCTTTGATACAGAGATCTTACGAGAATGCCAGACGCGCATCTTCTTTAGACTTAGTTGTTGTCGCAACAGAAGACGAACGCATATTAGAACATGTAGAAGGTTTCGGGGGAGTTTGTGTTATGACGGACCCAAACTGCTTAAATGGTTCAGAACGTGTAGGAGAAACAATTTCTCGTTATTTCCCAGAAGCTGAGGTAATTGTAAATGTTCAAGGGGATGAACCTTGCTTATCACCCATAGTAATAGAAACCCTCTTAAATAAACTAGATAGTGATCCCTATGTTCAAATAGCCACCCCTATTGCGGTTACAACAGATCCTCAAGAAATCTTAACAGAAAAAAAAGTCAAGTGTGTTTTTGATCGGCAGGGCAAAGCATTGTACTTTAGTCGTAGTCCTATCCCTTATGTTTTAAAAAAAGAGAGCCCTTTTTATCTCCATATCGGCGTTTATGCATTTAGAAGAAATGCTCTTTTCAACTATATTGAGAGCGTTCCCACGAACTTAAGTCAAGCCGAGGACCTAGAGCAGTTGCGTATATTAGAGCATGGAGGCTCCATTCATGTATGTCTTGTGAATGAAAAAAGTCCTTCGGTAGATTACCCTGAAGATATAAATAAAGTGGAAGAATATTTGACATGCTTTTCAAATGCATCTTTCTAA
- a CDS encoding disulfide bond formation protein B — protein MIRFLRNYALYFAWLISCMGTLISVYYSYFLNIEPCVLCHYQRICLFPMTIILGIAAYLQQDSIKIYVLPLSIMGMLIATYQVCIQEIAGLSIDICGKVSCTAKLFIFSFVTIPMASAVAFCAISSLLILSREIKSC, from the coding sequence ATGATTAGGTTTCTAAGAAATTATGCACTCTATTTTGCTTGGTTAATATCTTGCATGGGCACATTGATCAGTGTTTATTATAGCTATTTTCTAAACATAGAGCCTTGTGTTTTATGTCATTACCAGAGAATATGTTTGTTCCCAATGACTATAATTTTAGGGATAGCAGCTTATCTTCAGCAAGATTCCATAAAAATTTATGTTCTCCCTCTCTCCATTATGGGAATGTTAATAGCTACTTATCAAGTGTGTATTCAGGAGATAGCTGGGCTAAGTATTGATATTTGTGGTAAAGTATCTTGTACAGCGAAGTTATTCATTTTTAGCTTTGTGACCATTCCCATGGCGTCAGCCGTAGCATTTTGTGCTATCTCTTCTTTATTGATTCTTTCTAGAGAGATAAAAAGCTGTTAA
- the zwf gene encoding glucose-6-phosphate dehydrogenase: MRTTNCTHDGPSVSSSVSCPPCAIVIFGATGDLTARKLLPALYHLTKEGRLSKEFVCVGFARRDKSNQQFRDEMKQAVKTFSHSQELDIRVWEDFESRIFYHQSNFSSADGYISLKAHLEQIDKEYGTKGNRLFYLSTPPDYFPEIIQNLNRYGLFYHNQGEGRPWSRVIIEKPFGVDLQTAKNLQKYIDDNLDEESVYRIDHYLGKETVQNILTIRFANTLFESCWNSQYIDHVQISVSESIGIGSRGNFFEKSGTLRDMVQNHMMQLLCLLTMEPPAAFNSEEIKKEKIKILNKIRPFTNKDVVRGQYGPGEVQGVSVLGYREEENVSPTSNTETYAALRMFIDNPRWLGVPFYLRAGKRLAKRSTDISIIFKKPYYNLFASEVCRMCPMENDLLIIRIQPDEGVALQFNCKVPGTNKIVRPVKMDFRYDDYFKTTTPEAYERLLCDCILGDRILFTSNDEVMASWKLFTTILEEWAHDFEKVNFPNYAAGSSGPELANQLLAQDGRVWRPL, from the coding sequence ATGAGAACGACAAATTGTACACATGATGGTCCTTCAGTATCATCTTCGGTTTCTTGTCCTCCCTGTGCGATCGTGATTTTTGGAGCTACTGGTGATCTAACAGCACGCAAGTTACTGCCTGCTCTGTACCATCTTACAAAAGAAGGACGCCTTTCTAAAGAGTTTGTCTGTGTGGGCTTTGCGCGCCGAGATAAAAGTAATCAGCAGTTTCGTGACGAAATGAAACAAGCTGTGAAGACATTCTCACACAGCCAAGAATTAGATATCCGTGTCTGGGAAGATTTTGAAAGTAGGATTTTTTATCATCAATCGAATTTCTCTTCTGCCGATGGTTATATATCCTTAAAGGCACACCTGGAGCAAATTGATAAGGAATATGGCACTAAAGGTAATCGGCTTTTTTATTTGTCTACTCCACCAGATTATTTTCCAGAAATAATTCAAAATCTCAATAGATATGGGCTTTTCTACCATAATCAAGGCGAAGGAAGACCTTGGTCGCGGGTGATTATTGAAAAACCGTTTGGCGTTGATTTACAAACTGCTAAAAACTTACAAAAATACATTGATGATAACCTAGATGAGGAATCTGTTTATCGTATTGATCACTATCTAGGAAAAGAGACCGTCCAAAATATATTGACGATCCGTTTTGCTAATACTTTGTTTGAATCTTGTTGGAATTCTCAATATATAGACCATGTTCAAATTAGTGTAAGCGAATCTATCGGTATTGGAAGTAGAGGAAATTTTTTCGAGAAATCTGGAACACTTAGGGATATGGTGCAAAACCATATGATGCAGCTGTTGTGCTTATTAACTATGGAACCCCCGGCTGCATTTAATTCAGAGGAAATTAAAAAAGAAAAAATTAAAATTTTGAACAAGATTCGTCCTTTTACAAATAAAGATGTGGTACGTGGACAATATGGCCCAGGAGAGGTTCAAGGAGTATCTGTTCTTGGATATCGTGAAGAAGAAAATGTTTCTCCAACTTCTAATACAGAGACATACGCAGCTCTTAGGATGTTTATAGACAATCCTAGATGGCTAGGAGTTCCCTTTTATTTGAGAGCTGGTAAACGTCTAGCGAAACGTTCAACTGACATTTCTATTATCTTTAAGAAGCCTTATTATAATCTATTTGCTTCAGAAGTTTGCCGCATGTGTCCAATGGAGAATGATTTATTGATTATCCGAATTCAGCCTGATGAGGGAGTCGCTCTCCAGTTTAATTGTAAGGTTCCCGGCACCAACAAAATTGTGCGTCCAGTAAAAATGGATTTTCGTTACGACGATTATTTTAAAACGACAACTCCAGAGGCTTATGAAAGGCTATTATGTGACTGCATTTTAGGAGATAGAATTTTATTCACTTCCAATGACGAAGTCATGGCCTCTTGGAAACTATTCACTACTATCTTAGAAGAATGGGCCCATGATTTTGAGAAGGTAAATTTTCCTAATTATGCTGCTGGGTCATCCGGTCCTGAACTTGCAAATCAACTTCTAGCACAAGACGGCAGGGTCTGGCGACCATTGTAA